Proteins found in one Fulvitalea axinellae genomic segment:
- a CDS encoding LamG-like jellyroll fold domain-containing protein: MRLASRILMLFTLFTCLSNSVSAQNRNAAVDISSAGEGSWFRLNDKDSNRGMGVEETAFSVEMYVKLQSNNANDFNFFDFNTGRNRISFAYQEGNIFRVETNGDIGKWYWTLNANSSVNFLNNWVHVAFVYNGSSLVQVYINGERVINTSLTVNGSRVTDLYPKENNQSGDGNCYIGATSVFGIKGKAYVSEVRVWKTALTSSEVRKYYDEEVNKAHPEWGNLVRYYHGTKQHINSDKVTIDDVMGKYDAPVNNNSKTRIKDVYPPIKPPSFISSAFNIDFDANTCQTSDIDVDWASVASSSFGYETGNDVYYSLSRSKDNYNSEIYAGTSSYYKDTGVEPGDKIKYRLRTYWKVNGVKYYSDDQGYTNYGSIKEQYGAPANFTVSDDRCDKGVELNWTATDSPPKWRIYRSYNSNFSGASTVTSSLDGDERNFTHTNQSVERDIYYKVQAYGTGANGCSVSGTLTSAVKGRTSKTPEYPTNFAITEDVPKGEIKLTWANPSNNNADSWILRKSKSDGSDETSIDLGLGTTSYTDSDVESCQSYRYSIASKNECATDGVFSPVDKTGNLTRDLSNKITDLEVSKGYYPNSVRLEWEVDGSLSEIDRFRIYRTDAEKVDYKLIKVVDNDLIFDDETALGGQFYNYKVAGEVACNDNIIYTNEPSDLGFMIPFGVANGHVEYAGGNPVEGVTVNFEQQSESAGKSLYFDGTGFVNTNKEFMRPGKSDFTFETWIKTSSTKVGIFGNSDGDTRWEGGEKVLYLDNEGKLTFVGNGCGYIRTDTVINDNAWHHIALSYDYKSGTSVDYKVFLDGEQISTSGSNYKASRSGYTSQKVKIGRGNYSSNEAQNLFTGYMDEIRLWDRPLTAEEIKQSYRRFLSGNEDGLTFYYRCDEGVGSKIYDASHIGTDYNKNDASFGNGVSFNNDIPETSKLGVIATTDGYGDYTADYIPYASNGEIFRVTAAFGQHEFEPSSRSIYIGDGAQTHNGMDFTDISSFSVRGKVTYLNSEVPVEGVEVLVDGEQALGFDKKPVRTDAEGNYEISVPIGYHYISVQKDGHYFADGVYPPVNEFGDIELHEFTDDLTVNFTDSTKILVAGRIVGGSREGDKEIGFGLSLNNIGISNLKFKLQKEGYDLDLIDKQVYDQVSVTTDEYTGEFTIEMLPEQWVVQQVGNNDYSLDPEDLAVVDLRYSLDVLQAKDSTEVTSESGAVSYDVRTFDYHHKLNYIIQERPQIHVYGKNHSPFNGDSLLIFSNQVTGLQDTLDISGSNPFPYAVFQSPKTYEANVYVYQTYENPNHPDGPVVDRVPVEGAEITVTDGIAFQPTGQEGKTDDTGLFAYSFRAGLPNLAKDGDKSYTKSFEVDAKIDGIGYKWRENNPFRAYVLGAKPLEGTDFVSYGPEVVEMVLRDPPGSNSYAFIEKGSSFTKTETWSVNADTHTALNQTWHNGMYLGAGGGLAGPVIESRYQLDSEIGLAIERGFDDEGKYSEQWTFQERIETSSDPEDVGSDADLYIGKAYNAFITKTKTLKIIPKSYCIDNGLDYLDLAGSDMALGIIDGYAIDEGNTATYFIYSQKHIVEELLPELMVLRDRLLASDKYTSNFPYGHQFYGLDNENSSLDEYKTANPHLDPNTISYTFNGTSDEMDSVAFVNDQITQWMNALETNEAEKIEAETLKNLSIDGSGGKISEEIEESYTSEQNWRSSRLIRFTWNAAFGVQLNGKGYSMKNDFNVGLNLSHGKEKSINHNVKFGYVIDERDEGDYYSIDVKNTSGISLLNRSRFSGFLQKKKAFIEYQFARAGIGTAGVGVKTLAVKLAEKYTSKSHSFLATAGFLVDAGYFIYEMSDVLQNQMEIYDKQDGIKKDLDISGFRISSPIFSVRGGQSRCPYEGEEVASFYTVNNQATQLHTATLRRENPKLDVAPALRSNVLETEQAVFTLNLQNESESNTDMWYDISIAEDTNPDGAIVLIDGLTAERSFLVPAWETVNKTLTIQKGPSGILEYDSIGIILHSQCQFNPMDSQEDIADTVYVSAHFVPACSEVNLANFDENWIINYNDDNKATVTLDGYSLNHATLERVDFQYKSLSGDPIVVKAFFTDENSVAYQEYNGEKAPLDDPAETFVWDITDLTDREYQVRARAFCKDGSVTETDWALGRIDRATPRPFGKASPTDGILEAHDDMKITFNEDIVASLVRDNNIRLRGVLNGADLSHSVGLQLDGADDFVDLPALSLNNKSFTIEFWLRRDIGTEGVIFSKGTGDDKIEFAFENDKIKTTLGSNTFDVDPTPVYTVTYPENGWHHWAFSFNIETGQFLVFGDDKKVLDQTDINFNSVNTENAAFGKSASESGRNMNAKAHELRIWDRALSIGQVYENMSKTLSGNEIGLYAYWPLDAGIGNIAEDKAAGRHANVNATWFLEPAGQAFAFDGVSQRVDINGGNVAITKETDLTLEFWFKGEKPTATVSLFSHGSGEVNANEEINPVYGMDIQADATGQITIKNNGYIWTAVRDNHFDNDWHHFALTVDRRANAKVIIDGELADQIPGSSLSGLAGASFQLGARQRRLNTNNSLSVVTDQHFKGQMDEVRIWNSARTAKHLELYRHAKLKGDEIGLLAYYPFEAYINQQGAILLKPSLEDQLDSDVLSNDFVATANSGDTYSASGPAIKDVRPVQDIPFDFVVSDREIIITPIVDAYRIEGQVLEISVKDVQDLYGNRMLSPAIWTAYVQQNQVVWQDDALSFELEEGQGKAFTVSIVNKGGVAHDYDLENLPSWINVDAPSGTIQPNSNLELNFEIVEGLNIGYYEQGINLSTALGFDEKLNLKVKVTGAKPSWTVDEKDFEYTMNVYGQLIIDGIVSADEDDMVAAFVDGQCRGVANVRYIDALDAYEVFLNIYSNDAVNTENIELRIWDASKNSVHENVTPALTFEPNKIVGTVLSPIKIEAGEDIANDLALESGWNWISFNLYNPKMSKVNDILTDIGSDSDIIIGQNGYDLYTDGLGWMGILTTGDGLQIGKMYRIRLTEGSDLKLNGTPVSVDDYKISVKTGWNMIGFVPQMKMTVTEALASYQPSEGDLVKSHDAFAMYTESLGWIGSLKRLEPNAGYMLFSTHEGTIAFPRNALSSTARKASEDQIESFADMIPNRTSYEHNMSVIASVNGIEQLNSENLVLIAETNDLIKGATDFTELENGDKIFTLPILGNQNDEKLHFKLLDRSTGNEYEVVEEISFSKNAIVGSVNETLVLNLKNTITGISPEQENMTIAPNPFENRIQITLNGFGSNSVRVSLYSMLGEKLAEIPTKTDLSGIAVIDFGNDIPTGTYMLLVEGDGVFEKRLIIKK; encoded by the coding sequence ATGCGGTTGGCAAGCAGAATATTGATGCTGTTTACGCTGTTTACATGCTTATCGAATTCGGTGAGCGCACAAAACAGAAACGCGGCAGTCGATATCTCGTCAGCGGGAGAAGGTTCCTGGTTTAGACTTAATGACAAAGATTCTAACAGAGGAATGGGGGTTGAAGAAACTGCATTTTCCGTAGAAATGTACGTGAAATTGCAGTCCAACAACGCCAACGATTTCAACTTCTTCGATTTCAACACAGGCCGAAACCGCATCTCATTCGCCTATCAAGAAGGCAATATCTTCAGAGTCGAAACCAATGGCGACATCGGTAAATGGTACTGGACTCTGAACGCCAACTCGTCGGTTAATTTCCTGAACAATTGGGTGCACGTAGCCTTCGTTTACAATGGATCTTCGTTGGTTCAAGTATACATCAACGGCGAGCGTGTGATCAACACTAGCCTTACGGTCAATGGCAGTAGGGTAACAGACTTATACCCAAAAGAAAATAACCAAAGTGGCGACGGCAACTGCTACATCGGCGCCACATCTGTTTTCGGTATAAAGGGCAAGGCTTACGTTTCCGAAGTCCGTGTGTGGAAAACCGCTCTGACCTCGTCGGAAGTAAGAAAATACTACGATGAAGAGGTCAACAAAGCGCACCCTGAGTGGGGCAATTTGGTACGTTACTACCACGGAACCAAGCAGCACATCAACAGCGATAAAGTAACTATCGATGATGTGATGGGCAAATATGACGCTCCGGTAAACAACAACAGCAAAACGCGCATCAAAGACGTTTACCCTCCCATCAAGCCTCCATCATTCATAAGCAGTGCGTTCAACATCGATTTTGACGCTAACACTTGTCAAACGAGTGACATAGACGTCGACTGGGCCTCAGTTGCGAGTAGCTCATTCGGTTACGAAACCGGAAACGACGTCTATTACTCACTCTCTAGAAGCAAGGATAATTATAATTCAGAAATCTATGCGGGCACCTCGTCCTATTATAAAGACACAGGCGTGGAGCCCGGCGACAAGATCAAATACCGCCTGCGTACTTACTGGAAAGTAAACGGAGTCAAGTATTATTCTGATGATCAAGGCTATACGAATTACGGTTCGATCAAAGAACAATACGGGGCACCTGCGAATTTCACCGTTTCGGACGATCGTTGCGACAAAGGCGTAGAGCTGAACTGGACCGCCACCGACTCGCCACCGAAATGGAGGATCTATCGCTCATACAACAGTAATTTCAGTGGCGCTTCCACGGTTACCTCTTCTTTGGACGGTGACGAGCGCAACTTTACTCATACAAACCAAAGCGTAGAGCGTGACATCTATTATAAAGTACAAGCCTACGGCACAGGCGCCAACGGATGTTCGGTAAGTGGTACTTTGACGTCGGCGGTAAAAGGCAGAACTTCTAAGACTCCGGAATACCCTACCAATTTCGCCATTACGGAAGATGTTCCTAAAGGTGAAATCAAGCTTACTTGGGCAAATCCGTCAAATAATAATGCGGATAGCTGGATATTAAGAAAGTCTAAATCTGACGGATCAGATGAAACAAGCATCGATCTTGGATTAGGTACAACTTCATATACCGATTCCGATGTCGAATCTTGCCAGTCATACCGCTACTCTATCGCTTCGAAAAACGAATGCGCTACAGACGGTGTTTTTTCTCCGGTCGATAAGACAGGCAACCTAACGCGTGACCTTTCCAACAAGATTACAGACCTCGAAGTATCGAAAGGATACTACCCGAACAGCGTTCGTTTGGAATGGGAAGTGGACGGATCGCTTTCGGAAATCGACCGATTCAGAATCTATCGTACAGACGCCGAAAAAGTCGATTACAAGCTTATCAAAGTAGTCGACAATGACTTGATCTTCGACGACGAAACGGCGCTCGGCGGACAGTTTTACAATTACAAAGTAGCGGGCGAAGTAGCTTGTAACGACAATATCATCTACACCAACGAGCCTTCCGATCTCGGCTTTATGATTCCATTTGGCGTAGCCAACGGCCACGTTGAATACGCTGGCGGTAATCCTGTAGAAGGCGTAACCGTAAACTTCGAACAGCAGAGCGAAAGTGCCGGAAAGAGCCTTTATTTCGACGGAACTGGCTTCGTGAACACAAACAAAGAGTTCATGCGTCCGGGCAAGAGTGATTTTACTTTCGAAACCTGGATCAAAACATCTTCGACTAAGGTCGGCATTTTCGGTAACTCGGACGGTGATACACGCTGGGAAGGCGGAGAGAAGGTATTGTATCTTGATAATGAGGGCAAGCTAACCTTTGTGGGTAACGGATGCGGTTACATCAGAACCGATACGGTGATAAACGACAACGCTTGGCATCATATCGCACTTTCTTACGATTATAAATCAGGCACTTCCGTAGACTATAAAGTCTTTCTGGACGGCGAGCAGATCAGCACTTCAGGCTCTAACTACAAAGCCAGCCGCTCGGGTTACACAAGTCAAAAAGTGAAAATCGGCCGCGGTAATTACAGCTCTAACGAAGCCCAGAACCTCTTCACGGGTTATATGGACGAAATCCGCCTTTGGGATCGTCCGCTTACTGCTGAAGAAATCAAACAGAGCTACCGCCGTTTCCTCAGCGGGAATGAAGACGGGCTGACTTTCTACTACCGTTGTGATGAAGGTGTTGGAAGCAAAATCTACGACGCCTCACACATTGGCACCGATTATAATAAGAACGACGCCAGCTTTGGCAACGGCGTAAGCTTCAACAACGATATTCCTGAGACTTCTAAACTGGGTGTAATCGCTACAACTGACGGTTATGGCGACTATACGGCCGATTATATCCCTTACGCTTCCAACGGCGAAATCTTCCGAGTGACGGCCGCTTTCGGTCAGCACGAGTTCGAGCCTTCTTCCCGTTCGATCTACATCGGCGACGGTGCCCAGACGCACAACGGCATGGACTTCACCGACATCTCGTCATTCAGCGTACGCGGTAAAGTCACTTACCTGAACAGCGAAGTTCCGGTTGAAGGCGTTGAAGTTCTCGTGGACGGAGAGCAGGCCTTGGGCTTCGATAAAAAGCCTGTCCGAACGGACGCCGAAGGTAATTACGAAATCAGTGTTCCGATCGGATATCACTACATTTCGGTCCAAAAAGACGGGCATTATTTTGCCGACGGGGTGTACCCTCCTGTCAACGAATTCGGCGATATAGAACTCCACGAGTTCACTGATGATTTGACCGTAAACTTCACCGACAGCACAAAAATTCTCGTAGCGGGACGTATTGTGGGCGGTAGCCGTGAAGGCGACAAAGAAATCGGTTTCGGTCTCTCGCTCAACAACATCGGCATATCGAATCTTAAATTTAAACTTCAGAAGGAAGGCTACGATCTTGACTTAATAGACAAACAGGTTTATGATCAGGTAAGCGTCACTACCGATGAATATACGGGTGAATTCACCATCGAAATGTTGCCTGAACAATGGGTCGTGCAACAAGTCGGCAACAACGACTATTCGCTTGATCCAGAAGACTTGGCCGTAGTCGATCTTCGTTATTCACTGGACGTTTTACAGGCCAAAGACAGCACGGAAGTGACTTCGGAATCCGGCGCCGTAAGTTATGATGTAAGAACATTCGATTATCATCATAAACTGAATTACATAATTCAGGAACGCCCTCAGATACACGTGTACGGTAAGAATCATTCGCCGTTCAATGGAGATTCATTATTGATATTCTCGAATCAAGTCACCGGTCTTCAAGACACTTTGGACATCAGCGGAAGCAACCCCTTCCCGTATGCGGTTTTCCAGTCGCCTAAGACATATGAAGCCAACGTATATGTGTACCAAACTTATGAAAACCCGAATCACCCCGACGGCCCGGTTGTAGACCGCGTGCCTGTAGAAGGCGCCGAAATTACGGTGACCGACGGTATCGCTTTCCAACCGACGGGCCAAGAAGGCAAAACGGACGATACGGGACTCTTCGCCTACTCATTCCGCGCGGGGCTTCCAAACCTTGCCAAAGACGGCGACAAGTCATACACCAAAAGCTTTGAAGTTGACGCCAAGATAGACGGCATCGGATATAAATGGCGCGAGAACAATCCTTTCAGGGCATATGTTCTCGGAGCTAAACCACTGGAAGGCACGGACTTCGTGTCATACGGACCCGAGGTGGTCGAAATGGTATTGCGCGACCCTCCGGGAAGTAACAGTTACGCCTTTATTGAAAAAGGATCAAGTTTTACGAAGACTGAGACTTGGAGCGTAAACGCCGACACGCATACGGCTTTGAATCAAACCTGGCATAACGGCATGTACCTCGGCGCTGGCGGTGGCTTGGCCGGTCCGGTTATCGAAAGCCGTTATCAATTGGACTCTGAGATCGGATTGGCCATCGAACGTGGATTCGATGACGAAGGTAAATATTCAGAGCAATGGACATTCCAGGAGCGTATCGAAACCAGCTCCGATCCTGAAGACGTTGGCTCTGACGCCGACCTTTATATCGGTAAGGCTTACAACGCCTTCATCACGAAAACCAAGACGCTGAAGATCATTCCAAAGAGCTATTGCATAGACAATGGTTTGGATTATCTGGATCTGGCCGGCAGTGACATGGCCTTGGGGATCATCGACGGTTACGCTATCGACGAAGGTAATACCGCCACTTATTTCATCTACTCGCAAAAGCATATCGTCGAAGAGCTTTTGCCGGAACTGATGGTATTGCGCGACAGGCTTTTGGCTTCTGACAAATACACTTCGAATTTCCCTTATGGCCACCAATTCTACGGCCTTGATAATGAGAATTCGAGTTTGGACGAATACAAAACGGCAAATCCGCACCTTGATCCGAACACGATCTCCTATACCTTCAATGGTACAAGCGATGAGATGGACTCTGTGGCTTTCGTCAATGACCAGATCACGCAATGGATGAACGCTTTGGAAACTAACGAAGCGGAAAAAATCGAGGCGGAAACCTTGAAAAACCTCTCTATAGATGGTTCGGGAGGAAAAATATCTGAGGAAATCGAAGAAAGCTATACGTCAGAACAGAACTGGAGAAGCTCGCGTCTGATCCGTTTTACTTGGAACGCAGCCTTTGGCGTGCAACTGAACGGCAAGGGGTATTCGATGAAAAACGACTTTAACGTTGGCCTTAACTTGTCGCATGGAAAAGAGAAATCGATCAACCACAACGTGAAGTTCGGGTACGTAATCGACGAGCGTGACGAGGGCGATTATTACAGTATCGACGTAAAAAACACTTCTGGTATCTCTCTTCTAAACAGAAGTCGCTTTTCAGGTTTTCTCCAGAAGAAAAAAGCCTTTATAGAATATCAATTTGCTCGTGCCGGAATCGGAACGGCAGGTGTAGGCGTAAAGACTTTGGCTGTGAAACTAGCCGAGAAATACACCTCAAAATCGCATAGTTTCTTAGCCACAGCAGGCTTTTTGGTAGACGCTGGATACTTCATTTACGAGATGAGTGACGTGCTCCAAAACCAAATGGAGATTTATGACAAACAAGACGGCATCAAAAAGGACTTAGACATCTCAGGTTTCCGAATCTCCAGCCCTATTTTCTCGGTCCGTGGCGGTCAAAGTCGTTGCCCGTACGAAGGCGAAGAGGTAGCGTCGTTCTATACGGTAAACAATCAGGCGACACAGTTGCACACCGCCACCCTACGCCGTGAGAATCCGAAACTAGACGTGGCTCCGGCCCTGCGTTCGAATGTGCTAGAGACGGAACAAGCCGTATTTACGCTGAATCTTCAGAACGAAAGCGAATCGAATACGGACATGTGGTATGACATCTCCATAGCCGAGGATACGAACCCCGACGGAGCCATCGTGCTTATCGACGGCCTCACCGCCGAGCGTTCGTTCCTCGTCCCGGCTTGGGAGACGGTAAACAAAACGCTGACAATTCAGAAAGGCCCTTCAGGGATTTTGGAATACGACAGCATAGGAATAATTCTGCATTCGCAATGCCAGTTCAACCCGATGGACAGCCAGGAAGACATCGCCGATACCGTTTATGTCTCGGCCCACTTCGTGCCTGCTTGTTCGGAGGTTAACCTTGCGAATTTTGACGAGAATTGGATTATCAATTATAACGACGACAATAAGGCGACAGTAACTTTGGACGGTTACAGTCTCAATCATGCGACGTTAGAAAGAGTGGACTTTCAATATAAAAGTCTGAGTGGGGACCCGATAGTGGTAAAAGCGTTTTTCACGGATGAGAACTCCGTCGCATATCAAGAGTACAACGGAGAAAAGGCCCCGTTGGACGATCCCGCCGAAACTTTTGTTTGGGATATCACCGACCTGACAGATCGTGAATACCAGGTCCGGGCACGGGCTTTCTGCAAAGACGGCTCCGTGACCGAGACCGATTGGGCGCTTGGTCGTATTGACCGCGCCACACCAAGGCCGTTCGGTAAAGCATCTCCTACCGACGGCATCTTGGAGGCGCATGATGATATGAAGATCACCTTCAACGAAGACATCGTCGCAAGCCTTGTCAGGGACAACAACATCCGCCTGCGAGGCGTGCTCAACGGAGCGGACCTATCGCACAGCGTAGGCTTGCAACTCGACGGCGCAGATGACTTTGTAGACTTGCCTGCCTTGTCATTGAACAACAAGTCCTTCACCATCGAATTCTGGTTAAGAAGGGACATCGGCACCGAAGGCGTGATCTTCTCAAAAGGAACGGGTGATGATAAGATCGAATTCGCATTCGAAAACGATAAGATCAAAACCACGCTCGGTTCGAATACCTTTGATGTTGACCCTACACCAGTCTATACGGTAACCTATCCTGAAAACGGATGGCACCACTGGGCATTCAGCTTCAATATCGAAACGGGACAGTTCTTGGTGTTTGGGGACGACAAAAAGGTTCTGGACCAAACGGACATCAACTTCAACTCCGTAAACACCGAAAACGCGGCCTTCGGCAAAAGCGCTTCGGAATCGGGCAGAAACATGAACGCCAAAGCGCATGAACTGCGCATCTGGGACAGAGCCTTGAGCATCGGTCAAGTGTACGAGAACATGAGCAAGACGCTCTCGGGCAACGAAATCGGACTGTACGCCTACTGGCCATTGGACGCCGGCATAGGCAATATAGCCGAAGACAAAGCCGCCGGACGCCACGCCAATGTCAACGCCACTTGGTTCTTGGAGCCTGCCGGACAGGCCTTCGCCTTCGACGGTGTTTCACAGCGTGTCGACATCAACGGCGGAAACGTCGCGATCACGAAAGAGACCGACCTGACACTCGAATTCTGGTTCAAAGGCGAGAAGCCGACCGCAACGGTCAGCCTCTTCTCTCACGGCAGTGGTGAAGTGAACGCCAATGAGGAAATCAACCCTGTGTACGGCATGGACATCCAGGCCGACGCCACGGGACAGATTACCATCAAAAACAACGGATATATATGGACAGCGGTGCGCGACAATCATTTCGACAACGACTGGCACCATTTCGCCTTGACTGTCGATCGTCGCGCCAACGCCAAAGTAATTATAGACGGTGAATTGGCAGATCAGATTCCGGGATCAAGCCTTTCGGGCCTTGCCGGAGCGAGCTTCCAATTAGGCGCGCGCCAACGCAGACTGAACACTAACAATTCGCTTTCAGTCGTCACCGACCAGCATTTCAAAGGTCAGATGGACGAAGTAAGAATCTGGAACAGCGCCCGCACGGCCAAGCATCTTGAGCTCTATCGTCACGCCAAACTCAAAGGCGATGAGATTGGACTTCTCGCTTACTATCCGTTCGAAGCGTACATCAACCAGCAAGGGGCCATCCTCTTGAAACCTTCTTTGGAAGACCAATTGGATTCGGATGTTTTGAGCAACGACTTCGTAGCTACAGCCAACTCAGGCGACACTTACAGCGCTTCCGGTCCTGCGATCAAAGACGTGCGCCCGGTTCAAGATATTCCTTTCGACTTCGTAGTCAGCGATCGTGAGATCATCATCACGCCGATCGTCGACGCCTACCGCATCGAAGGGCAAGTGCTCGAAATCAGCGTGAAAGACGTGCAGGATCTTTACGGAAACCGCATGCTCTCACCGGCTATTTGGACGGCATACGTACAGCAAAACCAAGTGGTTTGGCAAGACGACGCCCTTAGCTTCGAACTGGAGGAAGGTCAAGGAAAAGCCTTCACCGTCAGTATTGTTAACAAAGGCGGCGTGGCCCATGACTATGATTTGGAAAATCTTCCTTCATGGATCAATGTCGACGCCCCAAGCGGCACCATTCAGCCGAACAGCAATTTGGAATTGAATTTCGAAATCGTCGAAGGTTTGAATATCGGTTACTATGAGCAGGGCATCAACCTCTCTACGGCGCTCGGATTTGATGAAAAACTGAATCTGAAAGTCAAAGTAACCGGCGCCAAACCTAGCTGGACGGTCGACGAAAAAGACTTCGAATATACGATGAACGTCTACGGCCAACTGATCATCGACGGGATCGTCTCGGCCGACGAAGACGATATGGTTGCAGCCTTTGTCGATGGCCAGTGCCGTGGTGTGGCCAACGTCCGCTACATCGACGCCCTGGACGCCTATGAAGTGTTCCTGAACATTTACAGCAACGACGCTGTAAACACCGAAAACATCGAGCTCCGCATCTGGGACGCCAGCAAAAACAGCGTTCACGAAAACGTGACGCCGGCTTTGACTTTCGAACCGAACAAGATTGTGGGAACCGTCCTCTCCCCTATCAAAATCGAAGCGGGCGAAGACATCGCCAACGATCTGGCTTTGGAATCGGGATGGAACTGGATATCGTTTAACCTCTACAACCCGAAAATGTCCAAAGTCAACGATATCCTGACCGACATCGGCTCGGATTCCGATATCATCATTGGGCAAAACGGTTACGATCTCTATACGGACGGCCTAGGCTGGATGGGAATCTTAACTACCGGCGATGGATTACAGATCGGAAAGATGTACCGCATACGTTTGACAGAAGGATCCGATCTGAAACTGAACGGCACGCCAGTATCGGTAGATGATTATAAGATTTCTGTAAAAACAGGTTGGAACATGATCGGCTTCGTTCCGCAAATGAAAATGACCGTAACCGAAGCTCTGGCTTCTTACCAACCTTCCGAAGGTGATTTAGTCAAAAGCCATGACGCTTTCGCGATGTATACGGAATCATTGGGCTGGATAGGAAGCCTGAAACGTCTGGAACCGAACGCCGGCTATATGCTTTTCTCAACACATGAAGGGACAATCGCCTTCCCGAGAAACGCACTAAGCAGTACCGCACGGAAAGCTTCGGAGGACCAAATCGAATCGTTTGCCGATATGATTCCAAACCGGACAAGCTACGAGCATAATATGTCGGTAATCGCCAGCGTAAACGGGATTGAGCAACTGAACAGCGAAAACCTTGTATTGATTGCCGAAACAAATGATTTGATAAAAGGCGCTACCGATTTCACCGAATTGGAGAATGGAGACAAAATCTTCACTCTGCCGATTCTTGGAAATCAAAACGACGAAAAGCTTCATTTCAAATTATTGGACCGCAGTACCGGAAATGAATACGAAGTGGTGGAGGAAATCTCTTTTTCTAAAAACGCCATAGTCGGTTCGGTGAACGAAACGCTTGTTCTAAATCTCAAAAATACAATAACCGGGATTTCTCCTGAACAAGAGAATATGACCATCGCTCCTAACCCGTTTGAGAACAGAATTCAAATCACCTTAAACGGTTTCGGAAGCAATTCCGTTCGGGTTAGCCTTTATTCGATGCTGGGAGAAAAACTTGCCGAAATACCGACCAAAACCGACTTGTCAGGAATAGCCGTTATCGACTTCGGAAATGATATTCCTACCGGAACGTATATGCTGTTGGTAGAAGGTGACGGAGTATTCGAAAAACGATTAATCATCAAAAAATAA